TTAATACAATAAAACATAAGACTTAATACAACATTTAATAATGTCAAGATATACTAGGAACTAATACCTAATTAAAAATATTAGGGTGACTATAGCTGCAGGGCTCACCTCTTCCCATTCCGAACAGAGAAGTTAAGCCTGCCTGCGCCGATGGTACTGCTATTGCGGGAGAGTAGGTCGTCGCCAGTTTTTATCAAAAGCCTCAAGATTATTTCTTGAGGCTTTTTTGTGTTTATATGTTTTGTAATTTTGCTAAACGCTAAACGCTAAACGCTAAACGCTAAACGCTAAACGCTAAACGCTAAACGCGTTAGGGATAGTAGTGGAAATCCTTTTGTTTGACGAAGGATTTTGTTTTTAGGTGCTATGTTACTCCAAACAAAAGATTGCAGCGGATAGCCCGACCGAGCGTAGGATTTTTTTACTATTTAATTATAATTTTGTTGGCGAGGGAACGCCCAGAGAATATGATTATTTGTTTGTTAGCTAAATTTTTCGTATCTTCAAAAATATTATTTGAATAAGATTTATTCATCAAGAGATGTTCTATCTCTTAATTTGGTGAGGTTATTGCACGTTCTATTTTTTCATTATAAAATAGAATTTTCGAAATTCTATATCAGGTCGTTTCAGACAAAATAATCAGTTACTATCGCGAGATAGTTGAGTAGTTCATATAAGTTTAATTAAAAACAATTCATGGGTTTAAAAGTAGGCATTATCGGTGCTGGACCAAGTGGTTTAGCTATGTTAAGAGCATTCGAGTCGGAAGAAAAGAAAGGTAACAAAATTCCAGAAATTAAATGTTTTGAGAAGCAAGACAACTGGGGAGGAATGTGGAATTACACTTGGCGTACAGGTGTAGGTAAATACGGAGAGCCGTTACACGGCAGTATGTATAAATATTTGTGGTCGAATGGACCAAAAGAATGTTTAGAATTTGCGGATTATACGTTTTCTGAGCATTTTGATCAAACAATATCTTCTTATCCACCGCGAGAAGTTTTGTTTGATTATATACAAGGAAGGATTAAACAAAGTAATGCACGAAAGTACATACAGTTTAATACCGTTGCAAGGTGGGTAGATTATGTAGAAGAGAAGAAGCAATTTCGTGTTGTTTTTGATGATTTAAAGAAAAATGAAACTTTTGAAGAGTTTTTTGATTATTTAGTTGTCGGAACAGGGCATTTTTCTACACCAAATATGCCTTATTTTAAAGGAATAGAAAATTACACAGGAAATGTAATGCATGCGCATGATTTTCGTGGTGCAGATCCTTTTATTGATCAAGATATCTTGTTGATTGGTAGTAGTTATTCTGCAGAAGATATTGCCGTACAATGTTATAAACACGGTACTAAGTCAGTTACGATTTCATATCGTACGAATCCGATTGATTGTAAATGGCCACAAGGGATAGAAGAATTACCTTTGGTAACACATTTTGAGGATAAAAAGGCTTTTTTTAAAAATGGAACTGTAAAAGAGTTTGATTCTGTTATCATGTGTACAGGTTATCAACATAAGTTTCCATTTTTACCAGATAATTTACGTCTAAAAACCAAAAATTGTCTGTATCCAGAAGGGATGTATAAAGGTGTAATATCAGATGTTAACGCTCAATTGTTATTTTTGGGAATGCAAGATCAATATTATACATTCAATATGTTTGATGCACAAGCATGGTTTGCACGAGATTATATTTTAGGTCGAATTAATTTACCTTCTAAAGAAGCTATTCAGACTGATATTCAAAAATGGATGGAAGATGAAAGTAAATGTATTTCAGCAGATGATCATGTTGATTTTCAAACAAATTATATTAAAGATTTGATTGAATTAACAGATTATCCAATGTTTGATTTGGATAAAGTTGCCGAAATGTTCAAAGTTTGGTTAAAAGATAAAGAAGAAAATATTTTGACTTATCGCGATAAAACATTCACATCTGTTATGGACCAAACAAAAGCAGAAAAACATCATACACCTTGGATGAAGGAATTGGATGATAGTTTAGAACGATATTTAGATGAAGATCCAATTGATGAGAAAGAGTTAGAAAAAACAAATTATTATTAATACAATCAAAAAGACTAACAATTATGTTAGTCTTTTTTTATTTTTCGATTGTATATTTAAACATCATTTTTAACAATGAAAAATGATTCTTTTGAATATTTTAACTCAATATGATGTAATACAATAGAAATGGAAATTCAATATTTTTTCGAATTATTTGGAACACTTTTTTTTGGGATTTCTGGCGCTTTAGCTGCAGACGAAAAATCAGGTAACGATTGGTTTGGTGTAACCTTTATTGCATTCTTAACTTCAATTGGAGGAGGAACAGTACGTGATATTTTGCTTTCTGTAGAGATTATGTGGATCAAAGATGTTAACCTTATATATGCTGTTGCAATTGGTGTTATTCTGGCTGCAATTTTTTATAAACCGTTACTCAATCTACGCAAAACCTTTATGCTTTTCGATACGTTGGGAATTGCGTTGTTTACGATAGTTGGTTTAGAAAAAGCTTTAAATCTTGGGATACATCCTGTCATTGCACCAGTCATGGGAATGTTTACAGCGGTATTTGGTTCTGTTATACGCGACATGATGTTGAACGAAGTTCCAATAATTTTCAAAAAAGAAATTTATGCGTTTGCATGTCTTTGTGGTGCAATTATATATTTAATTTTATGGCAATTGGATATTAGTCGTAATGTTAATTTCTTTATTTCTGGCGGAGCAATTGTTGCTATTCGTTTGGCTGCAGTAAAATACAATTTGTCCTTGCCTAAGTTCAAAAGTCATTAACAAGAAGATTAAAATCCTTTAACTATCTTAGCAAATTAATTTTTATACATGGAAATTCAATACATTTTTGAATTATTCGGAACTGTTGTATTCGCAATTTCAGGTGCTTTAGCTGGTGATGAAAGACGAAAACACGATTGGTTTGGAATCGCTTGTTTTGCTTTTATAACTGCTGTTGGAGGAGGAACCTTGCGCGATTTATTTTTGAATAGTTATCCGTTGGTTTGGATTAGCGATATGAATGTGATTTATGCCGTTTTTGCAGGAATTTTATTAGCAGGAATATTTTTTAAGTATTTTTCACGTTTACGAATTACTTTAATGCTTTTTGATACATTAGGAATCGCTTTATTTACAATAGTAGGTTTAGAGAAAGCACATTCTTTAGGTGCAAATGATTTTATAGCTGTGATGATGGGAATGATGACGGCTGTGATGGGCGGAATGTTGCGTGATGTTTTGATGAATAGAACGCCGTTTATTTTTGTACAAGAAATTTATGCAACAGCGTGTATTGTAGGTGGGGTAGCTTATCTAATTTTTGATGATTTTGGGCTGGATCGAAATATTAATTTCATTGTTTCAGGAGCTATTATTGCTGCAATTCGTATTGTGACAGTTAAGTTTAATTTATCGTTACCTAAATTTTATTAATCATGCAAAAAACACCATTTAATCAAGAAATTTGGACAGGAAGAATTGATTCTGAAGACGGAGAGTTAGGCTTAAGAGTTCATCAAGTAATCAACGATTATGATCAATTTGAATCAGCATCCATTCAACCAAAAGTAATTCTTGGTTTTTGTTCAGAAGAAGGAGTTGAACGAAATAAAGGACGAATTGGCGCAAAGAATTCACCAGATTTCATTCGAAAAGCATTAGCCAATTTGCCTTTGCATTTTTCTGAAACAGATTTTATTTTTGATACTGGAAATATTGTTTGCGACGACAAAGATTTAGAAACTGCGAGAGAAGAACAGGTTAATCAAGTTCATAAAATCATCAAACAAAATCATTTTCCGATAGTGATTGGCGGTGGACACGAAACAGCTTTGGGCGATTTTTTAGCTTTAGCACAATCACATCAAAATATTGGAATTATCAATCTTGATGCGCATTTTGATTTGAGAACGCCAAATCCGCAATCTACTTCTGGCACACCATTTTATGAAATGGCAAAGTATTGCGAACAAAACGAAATGAATTTTAATTATATTCCAATTGGTATTCAAGAATTGGGAAATACAAAAGCATTATTTCATCGAGCAGAAAACTTAGGTGTTAAGTTTATCATGGCCGATGAAGTACACTTACATCTGAATAAAATTTTAGAAGACCTTAAAATTATCATTCAACAATATGATGCACTTTATGTATCATTGGATATGGATGTTTTTGATGCAGCGTATGCACCAGGTGTAAGTGCAACGACAATTAATGGTTTAACGCCTTTTCAAGTAAAATATATTTTGAAAGTTTTAATGAATTCGAATAAAGTTAAAATCTTTGATTTGGTCGAGTATAATTCGCTTTTTGATGTTGATAACTCAACAGCGAAACTCTCTGCACAAATGATTTACGAAGTTTTAAGACATTAATTATGAAATAATTTACAATATTTTGTAACCTTTTTCAGTTATCTGCGTATACATATATAGTGGTGTTAATAAACCACCCAAGAAATCGATAATAATCATTTTAAAATAAGAGGGTTTTAGTTAAATGAGACAGCTTAAAATTACAAAGCAGGTAACAAATCGTGAAACTGCGTCGTTGGATAAATACTTACAAGAGATTGGTAAAGTAGATTTGATTACAGCGGAGGAGGAAGTAGAGTTAGCACAACGTATCAAAGCAGGAGATCGTGTTGCCTTAGAAAAATTAACAAAAGCAAACTTACGTTTCGTGGTTTCTGTTGCGAAACAATACCAAAATCAAGGTTTAAGTTTACCAGATTTAATTAATGAAGGAAATTTAGGTTTGATTAAAGCAGCGCAACGTTTTGACGAAACACGTGGTTTCAAATTTATCTCGTATGCCGTTTGGTGGATTCGTCAATCTATCTTACAAGCATTAGCAGAGCAATCTCGTATTGTACGTTTACCATTAAATAAAATTGGATCAATTAATAAAATTAATAAAGCGTATGCTTTATTAGAGCAAGAACATGAGCGTGCTCCATCTGCGGAAGAAATTTCTGAAGTATTGGATATGTCTGAAGGTGATGTAAAAGAGTCGATGAAAAACTCTGGTCGTCACGTCTCAATGGATGCGCCATTAGTAGAAGGAGAAGATTCTAACTTATACGATGTATTAAATATTGGTGAATCTCCATCTCCAGACGTTCAGTTGATGATCGAATCCTTACGTGTAGAGATTGAACGTGCATTACAAACATTAACGCCTCGTGAAGCTGATTTAATTCGTTTATACTTCGGATTAAACGGTCAACACCCAATGACGTTAGAAGAAATTGGTGAAACGTTTGATTTAACGAGAGAACGTGTTCGTCAAATTAAAGAAAAAGCAATTCGTCGTTTAAAACATACATCAAGATCGAAGATTTTGAAAACGTATATCGGACGATAAAAACATAAGAAAGCAGCTAAATAAGCTGCTTTTTTTATAAATATTAAAACACTTTATGAGAAACTTTATTTTACTATTTACTCTTATACTTTTTTCAACTTATTCTTTCGGTCAAAAGAAAATTGATCAAAATTTAGTTGGATTTTGGAAATCTACAATCTATACAACAAAAAATGATCCTGTAAAAGGAAATGCTTTTATTGATAGAAAAGCTGATGGAACATTTACATTATTTTTAGAGTTGATTTACAATAATGATTCGATCTATGCGAAAGAAGTTGGACATTGGAACACGAATAATGATCTTTATACAGAAATTGGAGAAGAATACAATGACGAGTTTTCTTATAAGATAAATCAAAATCAAGTCAATTTTAAACTTAAAAAGAAGAAACAAGTTTTAGGATTTCGATCAGAAAAATTTGATGAAGAAAAATCATCCGATCAAACAAGTTATTATGAAGAGCAATATTCTATATTCAAAGCAAAATCTATGCAGAAATTGATGAATATGAGCGATAAAATAAATGGTTTTTCACATGACTCTTCAGATGGTGTTCAAGATGCTAGATTAGTAGGTATTTGGGAAGGTTCGGAAAAGGATAATCAAATAGAAGGAGTGTCTAAAGAATGGACAATGACTCGAAATATTGATGGAACTTTTGTTTTAGATTTTAAAACTAAAATGAAAGGAAGAAAAACAGAAAATCATATTGAGAAAGGAAAATGGTGGGTAAAAGATAATAAGTTTTACGAGTATCATGAAGATTCTGGAATGACAGATGTTTATACATTTGAAGTTTTGAATGTAAATCAAATAAAATTTAAAGTTTTTGATTTATCATTTAATCAGAATAATAATAATTACGAATTTATTGATACAAGAAAAAAATAAATTAAAAACTCCAACTAAATTTAGTTGGAGTTTTTCGTTATAATAATTTTCCACTTAATAAAATTGCGGCAATTGTAAAGTAAATAATTAATCCAGAAACATCGACTAATGTAGCAACAAAAGGCGAAGATGCTGTTGCGGGATCAAATCCAATTTTTCTCAAAATAAATGGAACTAAAGATCCAGAAAGTGTTCCCCATAAAACAATGACAATTAGAGATAAGGCTACTGTTAAAGCTACATACAGCCAATATTCTCCATAGCTGTAAATACCTAATTCTTGCCAAATAAAAATTCGAATGAAGCCAACGAAACCAAGGATTGCACCTAAGATTAATCCCGAAGCAAATTCTTTTTTCATGACATACCACCAGTCTTTTAGTTTCAATTCGCCCAAAGCCATCGCACGAATAATCAGCGAAGCTGCTTGCGAACCAGAATTACCTCCACTCGAAATAATCAAAGGAACAAATAGAGCAAGCACCACAGCTTTTTCAATTTCATCATCGTAATAGCTCATAGCAGAAGCAGTAAACATTTCTCCAATAAAAAGAATCACTAACCATCCAGCTCTTTTTTTTATTAATTCTACAATAGGAGTTTTTGTATACGAAACATCCAGCTCTTCCATTCCTCCGAATTTCTGAATATCTTCTGTATCCCTCATTTTCATTCGATCCAAAATATCATCAAATGTGACAATTCCAACCAACACATTGTTTTCTGTAACAATAGGCATCGCAGATCGATCGTATTTATCAAAGACCTCTAAAGCTTCTTCTAAAGGAGTTGTTGTTGTGATAGAAACAAAATTATGATCTATCAAATCTTCCATTTTAGTTTCTTCATCAGCTAAAAGGATTTCTCCGATTTTTAAATCATCAATTAATCTATTTTTACCATCAACAATAAAAATGTACGTCAATGTTTCGGCTTTTTTTCCATATTTTTTGATATGTGCCAAAACTTGTTTTACGGTATAATGTTCCTTTACTTGAATATAATTTGGAGTCATTAATCGAGCAATGGAATCTTCATGATAACCAATTAGACTCAATGCAATTGCGCGTTCATCAGTATTCAAAAGATTGATTGAATGTTTAATTAACTCATCTGGAAAATTCTCAAAAAGTTCAGTTCTATCATCAGGATCTAAGTTATTCAAAACATCTGCTAAATCTTCGTCAGTTAAACTTTTAACAATTTCATATTGAACATCAGGGGCAAAATAGGAGAATACATCCACTTTATTATTAGAAAGCATATAAAAAGCTATATTTCTTCTTTTTATATCTAATGCAGTTAATTGCTCTGCAATATCCGCCGGATGTTGATTAAGCATATTATTTTCCATAAATTTGTTGTTTTTTATATCCCGAACTGCAAAATAAGCTATTTTGGGGAGAAGGGAGGTGAAAGGTTAGCTACTTTTAAGCTAATTTTAATGTTGAAATAATTTATGCATAAAATAGAAAATCAGCAAATCGAACATTTTATAAAATCTATGGGTGTAGACGAACGCTTTGCTGGTGTTTGGTCGGGCACAGATCATGGAAAATTCTTTAAAGGAGAAACAAACAGTTGGATAGTGAACCGAAAAATGGATGGTACATTTACGGTTAGTTTCAAAACAATTCATAGCGATGATACGATAACGTATGCAGAAGATATCGGTTTGTGGTGTGTCAAAGAAGACGAATATTATGAATATCGTCAGTCCGATGTAAAAGCAGACCATTATACTTACATTTTTTTATCCAAAGATTCTATTCATTTCATTATCAACGAAGAATTGAAAGAAGAAGAACCATATAACTTCATCGATAATAGAGTTTTTCTTGATTAAAAATAATAATTTATTTCTTCATTTTTTCTGTTATATTCGTATTGAAAATTAACACTAAAAATGAAAAAAACACTATTTACTCTACTCTTATCATCTTCTTTGTTTGCACAAGAAAAAGCAACCGATTTATTTAACGCAAATATCAGTTTTATCGGAATCGGAATTCAATACGAAAAAGCGTTAAACGATAATTTTACAGCTGTAGGAACTTTAGATTATATGGGTGGATTTTCTTATTCGAGCGATTCATATTACGGAGGTAGTGATTTTGATTATATTTTTACAACTCGTTTTGCTTTAGAAGGACGCCATTATTATAATTTTGATCGAAGAATTTCTAAAGGAAAAAACACAAAAAATAATTCAGGAAATTACATTGCGTTAAAAGGAGATTTTATTCCAGATTGGCTAACGAGTACAAATAAAGACAATGTTACAGTGAATCCGCAAGGATCAATTACATTTAATTATGGATTGAAACGTTCTTTTGCACAAAACTTTTTTTATGAGTTTTACACAGGTTTAGGACTTTCTCTTTATCAAAATGAACATTATTACTATTACGATACAATAAATGATAGTAGAAAAAGCAAGAAAGAAATGACAACTGGAGTTGCCTTAGATTTAGGTTTTCGAGTTGGATATAATTTCTAAAAAAATATAAATCGTTGAGTTTTCAACGATTTTTTTATTTCCTTACCTTTGCACCACAAAATACAAACAACAAACAAAAAAAGTATGCCAATAGTAGCACCATCAATTTTAGCAGCCGATTTCGGAAACTTAGCAAAAGAC
This portion of the Empedobacter stercoris genome encodes:
- a CDS encoding sigma-70 family RNA polymerase sigma factor; translation: MRQLKITKQVTNRETASLDKYLQEIGKVDLITAEEEVELAQRIKAGDRVALEKLTKANLRFVVSVAKQYQNQGLSLPDLINEGNLGLIKAAQRFDETRGFKFISYAVWWIRQSILQALAEQSRIVRLPLNKIGSINKINKAYALLEQEHERAPSAEEISEVLDMSEGDVKESMKNSGRHVSMDAPLVEGEDSNLYDVLNIGESPSPDVQLMIESLRVEIERALQTLTPREADLIRLYFGLNGQHPMTLEEIGETFDLTRERVRQIKEKAIRRLKHTSRSKILKTYIGR
- a CDS encoding NAD(P)-binding domain-containing protein — translated: MGLKVGIIGAGPSGLAMLRAFESEEKKGNKIPEIKCFEKQDNWGGMWNYTWRTGVGKYGEPLHGSMYKYLWSNGPKECLEFADYTFSEHFDQTISSYPPREVLFDYIQGRIKQSNARKYIQFNTVARWVDYVEEKKQFRVVFDDLKKNETFEEFFDYLVVGTGHFSTPNMPYFKGIENYTGNVMHAHDFRGADPFIDQDILLIGSSYSAEDIAVQCYKHGTKSVTISYRTNPIDCKWPQGIEELPLVTHFEDKKAFFKNGTVKEFDSVIMCTGYQHKFPFLPDNLRLKTKNCLYPEGMYKGVISDVNAQLLFLGMQDQYYTFNMFDAQAWFARDYILGRINLPSKEAIQTDIQKWMEDESKCISADDHVDFQTNYIKDLIELTDYPMFDLDKVAEMFKVWLKDKEENILTYRDKTFTSVMDQTKAEKHHTPWMKELDDSLERYLDEDPIDEKELEKTNYY
- the mgtE gene encoding magnesium transporter, whose translation is MENNMLNQHPADIAEQLTALDIKRRNIAFYMLSNNKVDVFSYFAPDVQYEIVKSLTDEDLADVLNNLDPDDRTELFENFPDELIKHSINLLNTDERAIALSLIGYHEDSIARLMTPNYIQVKEHYTVKQVLAHIKKYGKKAETLTYIFIVDGKNRLIDDLKIGEILLADEETKMEDLIDHNFVSITTTTPLEEALEVFDKYDRSAMPIVTENNVLVGIVTFDDILDRMKMRDTEDIQKFGGMEELDVSYTKTPIVELIKKRAGWLVILFIGEMFTASAMSYYDDEIEKAVVLALFVPLIISSGGNSGSQAASLIIRAMALGELKLKDWWYVMKKEFASGLILGAILGFVGFIRIFIWQELGIYSYGEYWLYVALTVALSLIVIVLWGTLSGSLVPFILRKIGFDPATASSPFVATLVDVSGLIIYFTIAAILLSGKLL
- a CDS encoding trimeric intracellular cation channel family protein; protein product: MEIQYIFELFGTVVFAISGALAGDERRKHDWFGIACFAFITAVGGGTLRDLFLNSYPLVWISDMNVIYAVFAGILLAGIFFKYFSRLRITLMLFDTLGIALFTIVGLEKAHSLGANDFIAVMMGMMTAVMGGMLRDVLMNRTPFIFVQEIYATACIVGGVAYLIFDDFGLDRNINFIVSGAIIAAIRIVTVKFNLSLPKFY
- the hutG gene encoding formimidoylglutamase gives rise to the protein MQKTPFNQEIWTGRIDSEDGELGLRVHQVINDYDQFESASIQPKVILGFCSEEGVERNKGRIGAKNSPDFIRKALANLPLHFSETDFIFDTGNIVCDDKDLETAREEQVNQVHKIIKQNHFPIVIGGGHETALGDFLALAQSHQNIGIINLDAHFDLRTPNPQSTSGTPFYEMAKYCEQNEMNFNYIPIGIQELGNTKALFHRAENLGVKFIMADEVHLHLNKILEDLKIIIQQYDALYVSLDMDVFDAAYAPGVSATTINGLTPFQVKYILKVLMNSNKVKIFDLVEYNSLFDVDNSTAKLSAQMIYEVLRH
- a CDS encoding trimeric intracellular cation channel family protein, producing the protein MEIQYFFELFGTLFFGISGALAADEKSGNDWFGVTFIAFLTSIGGGTVRDILLSVEIMWIKDVNLIYAVAIGVILAAIFYKPLLNLRKTFMLFDTLGIALFTIVGLEKALNLGIHPVIAPVMGMFTAVFGSVIRDMMLNEVPIIFKKEIYAFACLCGAIIYLILWQLDISRNVNFFISGGAIVAIRLAAVKYNLSLPKFKSH